A section of the Chryseobacterium ginsenosidimutans genome encodes:
- a CDS encoding AraC family transcriptional regulator, which produces MEEYKKRIVKAIQYIDDNLETELSLEKVSNIVAYSPFHFHRIFKLITGEAIQSYIIRKRIEKSAFYLAVKKNVTLKDIYLELGFSNHSTFNKTFKKYYGKSPSEFRKSAPEKFHKIQLKQSKNGQIDTVFRQYICNIENLLNWTTMNFKIKVTDFPEMNLASVMSLGIANVEPSFNVLMDWAKEKKLFPRENVKMISVYHDSFKVTPPDKVRIHACMLLNEKLKQQEGQVFPETIEAGKFIIGSAEVTLNDFEQCWVSLFLWMNENNYFMRKAFPFEIYHTNFKEHPEGKMFVDFCIPIN; this is translated from the coding sequence TTGGAAGAGTATAAAAAAAGGATCGTAAAGGCCATTCAGTATATTGATGATAATTTAGAGACAGAACTTTCTTTAGAAAAAGTATCGAATATTGTTGCGTATTCACCGTTTCATTTTCACCGTATTTTTAAGTTGATTACCGGAGAGGCCATTCAAAGCTATATTATTAGAAAAAGAATTGAAAAAAGTGCCTTTTATTTAGCTGTAAAGAAGAATGTAACCTTAAAAGATATCTATCTTGAACTTGGATTTTCCAATCATTCAACTTTTAATAAAACTTTTAAAAAATATTACGGAAAATCTCCCTCTGAATTCAGAAAATCGGCTCCCGAAAAGTTTCATAAAATTCAATTAAAACAAAGCAAGAACGGACAAATTGATACGGTTTTTCGCCAATATATTTGCAATATAGAAAACCTATTAAATTGGACTACAATGAATTTTAAAATTAAAGTAACAGATTTTCCGGAAATGAATTTGGCATCCGTTATGAGCCTTGGAATTGCCAATGTTGAACCTTCTTTCAATGTTTTAATGGATTGGGCAAAAGAGAAAAAACTGTTTCCAAGAGAAAATGTAAAGATGATTTCCGTCTATCATGACAGTTTTAAAGTAACACCGCCGGATAAAGTTAGGATTCATGCATGTATGCTTTTAAATGAAAAATTAAAACAACAGGAAGGTCAGGTTTTCCCTGAAACAATCGAAGCCGGAAAATTTATTATTGGAAGCGCTGAGGTCACATTGAATGATTTTGAACAATGTTGGGTTTCTTTGTTTTTATGGATGAATGAAAATAACTACTTTATGCGTAAAGCCTTTCCTTTCGAAATCTATCATACCAATTTTAAAGAACATCCTGAAGGAAAAATGTTCGTCGATTTCTGTATTCCCATTAATTAA